From a single Raphanus sativus cultivar WK10039 chromosome 3, ASM80110v3, whole genome shotgun sequence genomic region:
- the LOC130509288 gene encoding uncharacterized protein LOC130509288 has protein sequence MIGVGKMKQYSNVLDKPLSKGKQEVSLSAFAFLFSELVQYNQTQVDNIAELERRLEDAGYAVGSRVLELLCNREKGNRRETRLLGILSFVHSTVWKVLFGKVADSLEKGTEHEDEYMISEKELLVNRFISIPKDMGTFNCGAFVAGIVKGVLDNAGFPAVVTAHFVPIEGQQRPRTTILIKFADEVLKREARLSQ, from the exons ATGATCGGAGTGGGGAAAATGAAGCAGTACTCTAATGTCCTTGACAAGCCACTCAGCAAAGGCAAACAAGAg GTGAGCTTGAGCGCGTTTGCTTTCTTATTCTCGGAGCTGGTTCAGTACAATCAAACCCAGGTTGACAACATTGCTGAGCTTGAAAGAAG ACTAGAGGATGCTGGTTATGCTGTTGGATCTCGAGTTTTGGAGCTTCTTTGCAACCGAGAGAAG GGAAACAGAAGAGAGACAAGGTTACTAGGGATCCTGTCTTTCGTCCACAGCACCGTGTGGAAGGTGTTGTTTGGAAAG GTTGCTGATTCACTTGAAAAAGGAACAGAACATGAAGATGAGTACATGATCAGTGAAAAAGAGCTTCTCGTCAACAG GTTCATTTCGATTCCAAAAGACATGGGAACATTCAACTGCGGAGCGTTTGTGGCCGGCATAGTGAAG GGAGTTCTGGATAACGCAGGGTTTCCTGCTGTGGTAACGGCTCATTTCGTACCCATTGAAGGACAACAACGTCCTCGGACTACCATTTTGATCAAGTTTGCTGATGAG GTGCTTAAAAGAGAGGCACGGCTCAGCCAGTGA
- the LOC130494426 gene encoding RNA polymerase II C-terminal domain phosphatase-like 4: MSVASDSPVHSSSSDDLAAFLETELDSGSDSSSESFPIEEAAEDDTEVSNHRLKRRKLEHLETVDDEDEIEDVASVKFSQEISEASSSKLPCQHPGTFGNMCIVCGQNVEEEETGLSFTYIHKGIKFHQDEVTRMRDIDMKMLQNQRKLCLVLDLDHTLLNSTVLRDLKPEEEYLKSVTHSLQDVSGGDLFMLEFMHMMTKLRPFVRSFLKEASKMFVLYIYTMGDRPYARQMAKLLDPKGEYFGERIISRDDGTVRHQKSLDVVLGQEKAVLILDDTENAWPSHKDNLIVIERYHFFASSCKQFDHRFQSLSQLKSDESEPDGALATVLKVLKQTHSLFFEDGGEDLSSRDVRSLLKQVRKEILKGCKVVFSRVFPTKSQAEDHPLWRVAEGLGATCATEVDESVTHVVAMDVGTEKVRWAIREKKFVVHRGWIDAANYLWKKQPEENFGLEQVKKQGTDEKSDDVNI; the protein is encoded by the exons ATGAGCGTGGCGAGTGATTCACCAGTGCATTCTTCCAGTAGCGATGATCTCGCTGCTTTCCTCGAAACCGAGCTGGACTCTGGCTCAGATTCTTCCTCTGAGTCATTTCCCATCGAAGAAGCAGCAGAGGATGATACTGAAGTTTCCAATCATAG GTTAAAGAGACGGAAACTGGAGCATCTAGAAACcgtggatgatgaagatgagatTGAGGATGTAGCTTCTGTGAAGTTTTCACAAGAAATCTCTG AAGCATCCTCAAGCAAGTTACCGTGCCAACACCCAGGGACCTTCGGAAACATGTGCATTGTTTGTGGACAAaacgtggaagaagaagaaactggtCTTTCATTCACTTACATACACAAG GGTATAAAGTTCCATCAAGATGAAGTAACACGGATGCGTGATATAGATATGAAAATGTTGCAAAACCAGCGGAAGTTATGTTTAGTTCTTGATCTAGACCACACTTTGCTTAACTCAACCGTACTTAGGGACTTGAAACCAGAGGAGGAATACTTGAAAAGCGTCACACATTCTCTTCAAG ATGTTTCTGGTGGTGATCTCTTCATGCTTGAGTTCATGCATATGATGACCAAATTAAGGCCGTTTGTTCGTTCGTTTCTAAAAGAAGCCAGCAAGATGTTTGTattgtatatatacacaatGGGAGATAGGCCGTATGCACGACAGATGGCGAAGCTGCTAGACCCTAAAGGAGAGTACTTCGGTGAACGGATCATTTCTCGAGATGATGGCACGGTGAGACATCAAAAAAGTTTAGATGTGGTGCTGGGACAAGAAAAAGCTGTTCTGATTCTGGACGATACAGAGAAT GCGTGGCCAAGTCATAAAGACAATCTGATCGTGATAGAGAGGTATCACTTTTTCGCTTCAAGCTGCAAACAGTTTGACCATAGATTCCAGTCTCTCTCGCAGCTGAAGAGCGATGAGAGCGAACCAGATGGGGCACTTGCCACTGTTCTTAAAGTCCTTAAACAAACACATAGTCTATTCTTCGAG GATGGAGGAGAAGACTTATCAAGTAGAGACGTGAGGTCATTACTGAAGCAAGTGCGTAAAGAGATACTTAAAGGATGTAAAGTGGTGTTCAGTCGAGTGTTCCCGACCAAGTCTCAGGCTGAGGATCACCCGCTGTGGAGGGTGGCTGAGGGATTGGGAGCCACGTGTGCAACGGAAGTGGATGAATCTGTAACACACGTGGTGGCAATGGATGTGGGAACGGAGAAGGTGCGCTGGGCCATAAGAGAGAAGAAGTTTGTTGTGCATAGAGGATGGATAGACGCAGCTAATTACCTGTGGAAGAAGCAGCCAGAAGAGAACTTCGGGTTGGAGCAGGTCAAGAAGCAAGGAACAGATGAAAAGAGCGATGATGTAAACATTTGA
- the LOC130510104 gene encoding transcription factor LRL3-like translates to MRKQRKTREEEMENGNGEGKGEFINKNSNGFFHETMSMLSSLPPPPLTPWDSSSLPPPPPQSLFHALTVSNQFHQPQESSGPTTTGSQDGLQQAQGPVSTTSPPVARQKPRVRARRGQATDPHSIAERLRRERIAERMKSLQELVPNTNKVLS, encoded by the exons ATGAGGAAGCAAAGGAAgacaagagaagaagagatggaAAATGGGAATGGAGAAGGAAAGGGAGAGTTCATAAACAAAAACAGTAACGGTTTCTTCCATGAAACCATGTCAATGCtttcctctcttcctcctcctcctcttactCCCTGGGACTCATCATCTCTcccccctcctcctcctcaatcACTCTTCCACGCTCTCACCGTCTCTAACCAATTCCATCAACCACAG GAGTCTAGCGGTCCAACAACAACGGGTAGCCAAGATGGGTTGCAGCAGGCGCAAGGGCCTGTCTCAACCACGAGCCCACCTGTGGCTCGCCAAAAGCCAAGGGTGCGAGCTAGGAGAGGCCAGGCAACCGATCCTCACAGCATCGCTGAGCGG TTGAGAAGGGAACGCATTGCAGAGAGGATGAAGTCTCTCCAAGAACTGGTTCCCAACACCAACAAGGTTCTTTCATGA
- the LOC130509687 gene encoding uncharacterized protein LOC130509687 — protein sequence MVLDAYASSNPNQVHEDVLQKSRDACYKARDAFYTCLEKESGKKPTEIASVGLLYPKECSLSRTEFVKNCRSSWVKHFDREYCRNKRVQRLLDDGDERKGPMSLPQPYTFKPSPSS from the exons ATGGTGCTCGATGCTTATGCTTCGTCGAACCCTAATCAGGTTCACGAGGACGTTCTTCAGAAATCTAGAGACGCTTGCTACAAG GCAAGAGATGCTTTTTACACTTGTCTGGAGAAGGAATCTGGTAAAAAACCCACTGAGATCGCGTCCGTAGGTCTTCTCTACCCTAAAGAGTGCAGCCTTTCCAGAACAGAGTTTGTCAAGAACTGCCGCTCCTCCTGG GTGAAGCATTTCGATAGGGAGTACTGTCGGAACAAGAGAGTCCAAAGGCTGTTAGATGATGGAGATGAGAGGAAAGGTCCAATGTCACTCCCTCAGCCTTACACTTTCAAGCCTTCCCCTTCTTCTTAG
- the LOC130509286 gene encoding ubiquitin carboxyl-terminal hydrolase 23-like: MEEAASNNRSSAVSSSSASAVFRRIEFHPARKPWNGFSNKGGSDFKLETLNPSFSSANKLALSSSSSVKKQDGSDSLDRALTFSITIRKIGAGLENLGNTCFLNSVLQCLTYTEPLAAYLLNVGHEKRCHVAGFCALCAMQKHVRSALQATGDTLAPKYLVSNLRCVSRNFRNGRQEDAHEYMINLLECMHKCSLPSGVPSESSDAYRSSLVHKIFGGTLRSRVQCAQCSHCSDKFDPFLDLSLDISKADSLQRALTRFTSVELLDDGAKVYQCERCKQKVKATKQLTVSKAPYVLALHLKRFEAHSSDKIDRKVEFPSAVDLKPFFSGPNEGDLKYTLNSVLVHYGRSIHSGHYSSFVRTSTSGMWYSLDDNKVSQVSEKIVFNQKAYMLFYVRDRQNTAPKNAPAMVKKESLSTNRAPMVISSNRNDRVSGSTVMKASSFNGLNTNGTTPLRSCNQGAQKDPTSSAKEILERKNGKAPLRSCNQGAQKVLPLSQANGEGSLVKENIKAASATLPGKVSPLLDGSSKAQILVNLPTSVAKAEETLTTPRKTRKGKTKTTLQVGLRLFKLALGVRKKKKQKKGRSSSLAGKVISEELLSEKRAEDQERSTSEITSEVASGSSCLPGKSVHNERKMNSNGNMLLGSATTGDLKESADNQNGAVLASDQQPPLRSSGLSKASQIAKRKRESSSKDEQIVLQKDEPTILTRGLPEILTRGLPETVVGKWDEEVSASKKMGMSEGTKIGYVADEWDEEYDRGKKKKIRIKEEMYAGPNPFQAFASKKQTDTKKKWTQRMNTAKTGFRK, translated from the exons ATGGAGGAGGCAGCGAGTAATAATAGATCCTCCGCCGTTTCGTCCTCTTCAGCTTCAGCCGTCTTCAGAAGGATCGAGTTTCATCCCGCGAGGAAACCCTGGAACGGCTTCTCTAACAAAGGTGGTTCCGATTTCAAGTTGGAGACTTTGAATCCCAGCTTCTCTTCTGCCAACAAGCTAGCTCTCTCTTCATCCTCCTCCGTTAAGAAGCAAGACGGGTCCGATTCGCTCGATCGGGCGCTTACCTTTAGCATAACCATCCGTAAAATC GGTGCGGGTTTGGAGAATCTCGGGAATACATGTTTTCTTAACTCGGTATTACAGTGTTTGACATACACTGAGCCCTTAGCTGCTTACCTACTAAATGTTGGCCATGAGAAACGCT GCCACGTGGCTGGGTTTTGTGCTTTATGTGCAATGCAGAAGCATGTGAGGAGTGCTCTCCAAGCTACTGGCGACACATTAGCCCCAAAATATTTGGTCTCAAACCTGCGAT GCGTATCGAGAAACTTCAGGAATGGTCGGCAGGAAGATGCACATGAGTACATGATCAATTTGCTAGAATGCATGCACAAGTGTTCTCTGCCTTCTGGTGTGCCAAGTGAGTCCTCTGATGCTTACAGGAGCAGCTTGGTTCACAAAATATTCGGTGGTACCCTCCGTAGTCGG GTGCAATGCGCGCAATGTTCACATTGCTCCGACAAGTTTGATCCGTTTCTTGACCTAAGCCTAGACATTTCCAAGGCAGATTCGTTGCAGAGAGCGCTCACACGTTTCACTTCTGTTGAGCTCTTAGATGACGGTGCAAAGGTTTACCAATGTGAAAGATGCAAGCAGAAAGTTAAGGCTACAAAACAGCTGACTGTTTCTAAAGCACCGTACGTTCTAGCTCTGCATCTCAAGCGGTTTGAAGCACATAGTTCCGATAAAATCGACCGGAAAGTCGAGTTTCCCTCTGCAGTTGACTTGAAACCTTTTTTCAGTGGTCCGAAT GAAGGTGACTTGAAGTACACTCTGAATAGTGTTTTAGTTCATTATGGTCGAAGTATTCATTCTGGTCACTATTCATCCTTTGTTCGCACTTCAACTAGTGGCATGTGGTATTCCCTTGATGACAACAAG GTTTCCCAAGTTAGTGAGAAGATTGTGTTCAATCAGAAGGCGTATATGCTCTTCTATGTCCGTGATAGACAAAACACGGCCCCAAAGAATGCGCCTGCCATGGTTAAGAAAGAGAGTCTTTCCACAAACAGAGCTCCTATGGTTATATCTTCTAACAGAAATGATCGAGTGAGTGGTTCAACAGTCATGAAAGCATCTAGTTTTAACGGTCTTAATACCAATGGCACAACACCCCTGAGATCATGTAATCAAGGTGCTCAGAAGGATCCCACAAGCAGTGCAAAAGAGATACTTGAGAGGAAAAATGGTAAAGCACCTTTGAGATCATGTAATCAAGGTGCTCAGAAGGTGCTGCCACTATCACAGGCTAATGGGGAAGGATCATTGGTAAAGGAGAATATAAAGGCTGCAAGCGCAACGCTACCAGGGAAGGTTTCCCCTCTACTGGATGGCAGCAGCAAGGCTCAAATTCTTGTGAACTTGCCGACTTCTGTAGCTAAAGCCGAGGAGACTCTCACCACACCAAGAAAGACTCGCAAGGGTAAAACAAAAACGACCCTGCAAGTGGGATTAAGACTTTTTAAGCTGGCCCTTGGCGTACgcaaaaagaagaaacagaagaagggAAGATCAAGTAGCTTAGCTGGTAAGGTTATTTCTGAGGAGCTTCTATCCGAGAAAAGAGCTGAAGATCAAGAGCGTTCCACGTCAGAGATAACTAGCGAAGTTGCTTCCGGCTCTTCTTGCTTGCCTGGAAAGAGTGTCCATAATGAAAGGAAAATGAACAGTAATGGGAATATGTTGCTTGGCTCAGCGACGACTGGAGATCTCAAGGAGAGTGCTGATAATCAAAATGGTGCCGTTCTTGCTTCAGACCAACAACCACCGTTGAGGAGTTCTGGCTTATCTAAAGCAAGCCAAATCgccaaaagaaagagagagtcGTCGTCAAAAGATGAACAAATCGTGTTGCAGAAAGATGAGCCGACGATTCTCACCCGGGGTTTGCCAGAGATTCTCACCCGGGGTTTGCCAGAGACAGTTG TTGGCAAATGGGATGAAGAAGTCTCGGCTTCTAAGAAGATGGGAATGAGTGAAGGCACTAAAATCGGTTATGTAGCAGATGAGTG GGATGAGGAGTATGATAGagggaagaaaaagaagataagGATCAAAGAGGAGATGTATGCAGGACCGAACCCGTTCCAGGCGTTT
- the LOC130509686 gene encoding transcription factor LRL3-like, with translation MAFLGKSGILSLNHHHCGFLVKCKVRGQLNALSGPCNVSNGNGNATGSSSESLRTTEQRVAKLMEEDMGSAMQYLQGKGLCLMPISLATAMSSSSNHSRGALFSPNSNAVAAQEANVAGAAPEASSTMDDVSASKA, from the coding sequence ATGGCCTTTTTAGGTAAAAGTGGCATATTATCACTTAATCATCATCATTGTggttttttggtaaaatgtaaGGTAAGAGGACAGCTCAACGCACTCTCGGGACCATGCAATGTCAGTAACGGGAATGGAAACGCAACGGGATCATCCAGCGAGAGCCTAAGGACAACGGAGCAGAGGGTGGCGAAACTGATGGAAGAAGACATGGGATCAGCAATGCAGTACCTTCAAGGGAAGGGGCTTTGTCTAATGCCCATCTCCCTCGCAACAGCAATGTCATCATCATCTAATCACTCTCGTGGAGCTCTCTTCAGCCCCAACTCCAATGCTGTAGCAGCACAGGAGGCAAATGTAGCAGGTGCTGCACCTGAAGCCTCCTCCACTATGGATGATGTATCTGCCTCCAAGGCGTGA